GTCCTCGTCCGGCGCCGACCACGCGCGCGGCTCGGTGCCGAAGCGCATCAGCTCCGTCTCGGTCTGCTCGCCGAGCACGTAGCGGTGCTGCGCGGTGATCCCGCGAAGGTCGGCGTCCAGCTCCGGGTCGACGAGCAGGGTCGAGGCGCCGCAGTGCTCGACGATGTAGGAGATCTCCTCCGCGCGCAGCCGGAAGTTGATCGGCACGCAGATCCGGCCGCTGGCCGGGACCGCGTAGAGCAGTTCGAGCAGACGGCTGGAGTTGTGGCTGACAACCGCCACGCGTTCGCCCTCGCCGACCCCGAGCGCGTCGAAGCCCGCCTGCCAGGCCCGCACCCGAGCCGCGACCTCGCCGTAGGTGGTCGTCGGCACCGCCGCGGCCGGCTGGTCGGGCTCGTCCACTATCGCGGTCGCGCCGGACCAGACGGTTTCGGCTCGATCCACGAAGTCGGCGACGGTAAGCGGGACCCGCATGGTCTTCGTACCTCCAGGGCCGGAAACACCGAGTGGCCGGAAGGGTACTGAGGGCTACCGGCGGGCGACAGGCGCCCCTGGCATGACTCACCCTTCTGGCGGGCGGATCAACGCATGCGGCCGAACGGAGCAGCGCAGGGGTGGGAGTGCCAGGATGCGCGTCGTGCGACAGAAGTTGCGACGGCCCGGAATCGGGCTCGCCATCCTCGGTCTGGTCATCACCGTCGCGGGCACCTTTCTGCCCTGGCTCTACTCGGGCTCGGTGCAGCGCAACAGCTACGAGGCCGCTGACCTGCTGCGACGCCTGCTCGGGCTGGACTCGGGGGTGGGCGGGGCACTGCTGGTGGCCTGGCCCGCGATCGGCCCGGTCGCCGGGCTGTGTGTCGCTGGTTACGTCCTCGGGCTTCCCCGTGCGGCGGCTGTAGCGAATCTGCTCCTTTCGGCGATAACCGGCGCAGTGGGGGTGTTCGCGTCCGTCCACGCCGACTCCGGGGGCTCTTTGGTCGGCATCAGCGGGACGGGACCTGTAACCGTGCTGGTCGGCGCCGTGCTGGCGCTGCTCGGTGCGATCGCCGTGCTCGCGAGCGCCCCTGGTCCTTTCGCACAGGGGAGTGAGTTTGAGCAGCACCGAGGGCAACCAGCCTCCTGAGGTTCCCGAGACGGGCGTTCCCGAGAGCGCGGTTCCCGGGATCGTGGAGCCGCGGCCGCGCCGCAGGACCGGCCTGGTCGCCGGGGCGATCGTGGGCGTGCTCGCGCTCGTCGGCGGGGGCGTCGCCCTGGCCGTGGCGATGCAGGGCTCCGGCGCGCCGGGCTCGTCGCCGCAGAGCGCGGTGAGCGGGCTGGTGGAGGCGCTCAACAAGAACGACACCGTCGGCGTGCTGGACCGCGTCCACCCCGCGGAGGCCAAGGCCTTCCGCGACCTCGCGCTCACCTCGGCGGCGGAGATGAAGCGCCTGGAGGTGCTGCGCGCCGACGCCGACGCGCTGAGGATGAGCAGCGGGGTCAAGGCCGAGGAGGTCGGCTTCGACGCCGAGCCCGAGGAGAGGATCACCGACCGGATCAGCGTGGTCAAGCTGGTCAAGGGCCGCGTCTCGATGACCGACGACCCGGCGCAGACCCCCTACACCGAGAAGTTCCTCAAGCTGATCGAGGGCGTCCCGGGCGCGTCGGTCACCCAGACCTCCACTGTGGACATCGCGGATGTGGTGCGGCGCACCGGGAAGCCGGTCCGGATCGCCACCGTGAAGGTCGGCGACGCCTGGTACCCCAGCCTCTACTACTCCGTCGCGGACTTCGTGCTCCAGCTGACCGGCCGCTCCTGGCCGAAGGAGACGATCCCGGCCGTCGGCGCGGCCACCCCGGAGCAGGCCGTGCGCGAGCTGGTGACCGCCGCGGTGGACGGCAACACCCGCAGGGTGATCGAGCTGCTGCCGCCGACCGAGATGGCGGTCGCGCACGACATCGGCAACGCACTGGTGGTGCAGCTGAGCGGTGAGGTCCCCTCGGACACCAAGCTCGTCGAGCTGCAGACCGAGACCAAGGACATCCCCGGCGGCAAGCGGATCAGCCCGCGCAAGATCGTCCTGGAGACCGGCGGCACGCGGATCAGCCTGGCGCGCGACGGAGATTGCGTGAACATCGACACCAGCGAGGGCAAGCGGGTCGCCTGTCTCGACCAGATGCTGGCGGGCGTCGAGGAGGCAGCGGCCGAGGACGGCGTGCAGCTGTCCGAAGCCGCGCTGCGGGCCTTCCAGGGCATCGGCCGCAACCTGCTCGACATCGGTGTCGCCACCGTCGAGGAGAACGGCAAGCACTACCTGAGCCCGACCGGCACGATCAACGAGCTGTTCCTGACCTTCCTGCGCGGTCTGGACGCCAAGTCGCTCGCGGAGCTGACGCAGCTGGGCGGACGCTGATCCGGGGTGATCAGGAGGGCCGCCCGGGCGGCCCTTTCTTTTTCGCTCGTTCGGGGAACCCCACCGTGGGGTCGCCACTCGAAGCGGTCCCACGACGACCTAGGGTCGCCGTGCACAGCGCGACGCGGAACTGCGGAAGGGACACCGCCGTGAGCACTCCCGGGAACAGCCCGGCCGAGGGGGCCGAGCCCCCGCAGCACGAACCGGACGGGGCGGACGTGGCCACGCCGCCGATGGGCGTGCCGGTGCAGCCGCACCCGCAGCCCGATCCCGGGCAGGTGCCGCCCGGCCACGGCGGCGCCCCCTTCGCGCCGCAGAAGAAGAAGCGCACCGGTGTCGTCGTCGGCGTCGTCGTCGGCGTGCTGGCGCTGGTCGCCGCGGGCGTGACCGCGATCTTCGCCTTCTCCGGCGGCGGCGCGAGCACCCCGACGGCCGCCGCGACCAAGCTGGTGACGGCGCTGGGCAAGGGCGACATCGCCGGGATGATGACCAGCCTGGCGCCCGCCGAGGCGAAGCTGAGCGTCGACTACACCGTGGCGACGATGAACGAGCTCAAGCGCCTCGAGGTGATGAAGCCCGACGCCAACCCCGAGCAGCTGACCGGGGTGGAGCTGAAGGCCGAAGGCCTGCGCTTCGACGAAGCCGGTGAGGAGCAGCTCAACGACCACGTCGCGGTCGCGAAGCTGGTCGAGGGCCGGATCACGATCACCTCGGACACCGCGAAGCTGCCGCTGGCGGACAAGTTCGTCGACCTGGCCTTCCCCAACGGCCGCGTCGATCAGCGGACCACGCGGACCATCGACGTCGCAGACGTGGTGCGGGGCATCGGCGGGCCGGTGCGGATCGCCTCGGTGAAGGTGGACGGCTCCTGGTACGCGAGCGTGTTCTACACGATCGCCGACAACATCCTGGCCGCCGAGGAGATCGCCTGGCCGAAGCAGCCGATCCCGGCCAACGGCGCCGCCGACCCCGAGACCGCGGTCAAGGAGCTGGCGCAGGCGGCGCTGTCCGGGGACCTGCGCCGGGTGGTCGAGCTGCTGCCGCCGGACGAGATGGGCGTGCTGCACGACCTGGGCCCGCTGCTGGTCGGTGAGCTCAGCGGCGGTGAGGTGGGCTCCGGGACGCGGATCAGCGACCTCAGGACGGTGCGCAAGGACGTCAACGGCGGCACCAGGGTCGGGCTTGACTCGATGACGCTGGAGATGGACGGCGAGCGCGGTTCCGTGCGCCGCGTGCAGGACTGCTACGAGGTGCAGGACCCGCAGGGCAAGGTCGAGAAGATGTGCGCGAAGGACCTCGTCGAGGAGTTCACCTCCGGCGCCGAGGAGCGCTTCCGCCGCAACACCGGCCGGGCGATGCCGCAGCAGCTGAAGGACTTCGCGGAGCGGATCGTGCGCAACTTCTTCGACGCGGGCGTGATGTCCACGCAGGTCGACGGCAAGCACTACGTCAGCCCGGTGCGCACCGTCAGCGAACTCATGTTGACCGTGCTGCGCAGCCTCGAACCGAAGGACATCGAGGAACTCGCCAAGGCAGGCAAGTAGCTCCCAGCGGTCAGGACCCCCGGCGCGTTCCCGCCGGGGGTTCCTGCTCGAAGGACGGATCATCGACGTGCCGTTCACGTTGTCGCATCCCGCCGTGGTGCTGCCGCTGCTGCGCCGTCCGTTCATCCCGGCGGCGCTGGTCGCGGGCGCGATGACGCCGGACCTCCCGTACTTCCTGAGCCTGCTCGGCCTGTCCACGACCAGTGCCCAGGACTGGTACGGGCCGCTCCTGCCCAACGCCACGCAGACGCATTCGCCGTGGGGCCTGCTGATCAACCTGCCGTTCGCGCTCCTGCTGGTCGTCGTGTTCCGGATGCTGCGCGAGCCGATCACCGCACTGCTCCCGGCGGGCTTCGGCCTCCCCCAGCCCGAGCGGTGTCCCGGACACGCCCTGTGGCTGCTGGTCTCCGCGTTGATCGGTGTCGCGTCCCACCTGGTGTGGGATGCGTTGACCGTCTCTCCGTTGCTGCAGAACGGAAGTACCGCCGTCGGCCTGGTGGCGATCAGCTGGTACCTGTGGCACCGCCGCAGCCGTCTGCGCACTGAGGACGGCTCGATCCTCCGCCTCGGGACTGCCGCGCGGTGGAGCGTCGTGACTGCGCTGGTCGCAATTCCCGTGCTGGGCATCGCCGTGCAAGCCCGCGACGACTACACCGCGTTCGCCACTGTGTCCGAAGTGGACTACAGCCATACCATCACCGTCGACCGGGGCAACGGCGTCACCGAGACCAGCTACCCCACCACGACAGTGCCCGCGCCGTGGTACACCGTCGTCGAAGGCATGGCGACCGGTGCTGCCAAGCGCGCGGGTGCGTCGTTCGTGGTCGTACTCCTGCTCTACGCCATCGGCCGGCACATCATTCGGCGAACTCGCCGGTGATGCGGTCGTCCTCGGGGCGGCCGATCGTCGGGTTGGCGGAGGCGAACTTCCGCAGGCGCATGCTGTTGGAGACCACGAAGGCTGACGACAGCGCCATGGCCGCTCCCGCGATCAACGGGTTGAGCAGGCCGAGCGCGGCCAGGGGCAGCGCGGCGACGTTGTAGCCGAAGGCCCACACCAGGTTCCCGCGGATCGTGCCGAGGGTGCGGCGGGCGAGCCGGATCGCGTCGGGCACCGCGAGCAGGTCCTCGCGAACCAGGATCAGGTCGGCGGCGTTGATCGCCACGGCGGTGCCGCTGCCCATCGCCAGGCCGAGGTCGGCCGTGGCCAGCGCGGGCGCGTCGTTCACGCCGTCGCCGACCATCGCCACCACGCGGCCTTCCTGGCGGAGCTGCTGGACGAGGTCGACCTTGCCCTGGGGCAGCACCTCGGCGACCACCTCGTCGATGCCGACCTCCCGCGCGACGGCGCGGGCGGTGGCCTCGTTGTCACCGGTCAACAGCACTGGACGCAGCCCGAGCGCGCGCAGCTCGGTGACTGCCGCGGCGGCGGTGGGCTTGACGGTGTCAGCGACGGCGAGCAGTCCGGCCACAGTGCCGTCCCACTCCACCGCGACGACCGTCTTGCCGTGGGATTCCCATTGCCGCCGAAGGGTTTCCAGTTCCTCCGGCAGCGGCGTCGTGAGGAGACCGGTCCTGCCGATGACGACTTCGCGGCCGTCGACGACACCGCGGGCACCGAGCCCGGGGAGCGCCACGAAGTCCTCGACCTGCCTCAACGAAGCCAGTTCCTGACGTGCGGCGGTCACGATCGCGAGGGCGATGGCGTGTTCGGAGGCGTCCTCCACCGCTCCCGCCGTCGCGAGCAGTTCCGCGCGGTCGACGCCTTCGCGCGGGTGCACGGCGGCGAGGGTCATCCTGCCGCTGGTGACCGTGCCGGTCTTGTCCAGCACGACGGTGTCCACGGCGCGGGTGGACTCCAGCGCGGAGGCACCCTTGATCAGGATGCCGAGCTGCGCGGCCCTGCCGGTCGCCACGAGCAGGGCGGTCGGCGTCGCCAGGCCGAGCGCGCACGGGCAGGCGATGATCAGCACGGCCAGCGCGGCGGTGAACGCGGCCTCCGTCGGCTGGCCGAAGAACAGCCACGCGGCGAAGGTCAACGCGGAGAGCACGAGCACGACCGGCACGAACCCACCGGCGACGCGGTCAGCCAGGCGCTGCACATCGGCCTTGTCGTTCTGCGCCTGCTCGACGAGCCGAGCCATGTGCGCGAGCTGCGTGTCCGCGCCGACCTTGGTAGCACGCACGATGAGCCGCCCGCCCACCGCGACCGTGCCGCCGATGACGGCGTCCCCGGGGGCCACGGGCACGGGAACCGACTCGCCGGTGACCATGCTGTTGTCGACGGCACAACGGCCTTCGTGTACCACTCCGTCTGCGGCGACCCGCTCCCCCGGCTTCACGACGAAGAGGTCCTCGACCTGCAGCTCGGCGATCGGCACCACCACCTGCGACCCGTCGCGGAGCACGGTGACGTCCTTGACGCCCAAAGTGGACAGTGCGCGCAAAGCGTTGCCGGCACTGCGTTTCGCCCGCGCCTCGAAGTAGCGGCCCGCGAGGAGGAACGCGGTCACACCGGCGGCGACTTCGAGGTAGACCGATCCGCCCGCCTCGGTGGTGATCTCGAAGCCGGTGTGGAGTTCGGAGCCCGTGGTGAACAGCAGCGAGTACACCGACCAGCCATAGGCGGCGAGTACACCCATCGACACGAGCGTGTCCATGGAAGCGGCGCCGTGGCGGGCGTTCTTGAAGGCGGCGCGGTGGAACGGCCATGCCGACCACAGCACGACGGGCGTCGCCAGGGCCAGCGAAACCCACTGCCAGCCCGGGAACCGCAGACCTGGCAGCAGCCAGAACGCCAGCGACAGATCGCAAAGCGGCACGGAGAGCACCAGCGCGACGAACAGCCGGTGCCGCAGCGCGCGCACCGGGTCCTGGGGCTCGGGCTCCTGCGTGACCATCCGCGCGGTGTAACCGGCCTGCTCGACCGTCGCGATCAACGTCTGCGGATCGGTCCCGGCGGGCGCCGTGACGGCCGCCTTCTCCGTCGCGTAGTTGACGGTCGCGGTCACGCCGTCCAGCTTGTTCAGCTTGCGCTGCACGCGATTCGCACACGCGGCGCAGGTCATGCCACCGATGACGAGTTCCAGTTCGGTGGCGGTGCTGTGTGACATGGCTACAAGTCTCCCAAGGGGTCGGCCGCGTAAGTTATGCGGACTACCCCGTCGCTGTGCCGCTCGGCCTTCGCATGCACTCCGAAGACCTCGCGGAAGATCGTTGGTGTCAGGGCGTCGAGGACGTTCCCCGCCGCGGCGACCTTGCCGTGGTCCAACACGACCAGGTGGTCGCAGCTGCGGACCGCGAGGTCGAGTTCGTGCAGCACCGCCAGCGTCGTTATGCCGAGGTCGCGCACGGTCGACAGCAGCGCGAAGCGGGCCCGGATGTCCAGGTGATTGGTCGGCTCGTCGAGCACGAGCAACGAGGGCTCCTGCGCCAGCGCCCGCGCCAGGTGCACGCGCTGCCGCTCACCGCCGGACAGCGAGGCCATCGGTCGTGCCGCCAGCTCAGTGACGCCCGCGCGGTCCATCGCCACACGCACGGCCTCGCGGTCGGCGGCAGTGGCCCGGGAAACCATGCCGTGGTGCGGAGTTCGGCCCAGCTCCACGACTTCGGCCACGGTCAGCGCCGACGAGCCGCCTTCCTGGAGCACCGCCGCGACCCGCCGCGCCGACGCTCTGATCGGCTGGGACCACAGGTCGGCGTCGTCGAGCTTGACGGCACCCGTCAGGGGGCGGAGCGAGCGGTAGACGGTGCGCAGCAGCGTGGACTTCCCGCTGCCGTTCGGGCCGACCAGCCCGACCACGGAGCCCTGCGGAACGGTCAGGCTCACCCCGTCCAGGATCGGCTTGCCGTCGAGGGTGACGCCGACCCCGGCGATGTCGAGCTTCATGCCACCCCCACCGTCCGGCCACGGCGGAGCAGCCACAGGAAGAACGGCGCGCCGAACGCGGCCGTGAAGATGCCGAGTGGAAGCTCGTTGGGGCTGTCCACCGTGCGCGCGAGGAGGTCGACCACCACCAGGTAGAGCGCCCCGCCCAACGCCGCCGACGGCAGCACCCGGCGGTGGTCCGCGCCGACGATCAGCCGGACCAGGTGCGGGATCATGAGGCCGACGAA
The window above is part of the Allokutzneria albata genome. Proteins encoded here:
- a CDS encoding DUF4184 family protein encodes the protein MPFTLSHPAVVLPLLRRPFIPAALVAGAMTPDLPYFLSLLGLSTTSAQDWYGPLLPNATQTHSPWGLLINLPFALLLVVVFRMLREPITALLPAGFGLPQPERCPGHALWLLVSALIGVASHLVWDALTVSPLLQNGSTAVGLVAISWYLWHRRSRLRTEDGSILRLGTAARWSVVTALVAIPVLGIAVQARDDYTAFATVSEVDYSHTITVDRGNGVTETSYPTTTVPAPWYTVVEGMATGAAKRAGASFVVVLLLYAIGRHIIRRTRR
- a CDS encoding ABC transporter ATP-binding protein: MKLDIAGVGVTLDGKPILDGVSLTVPQGSVVGLVGPNGSGKSTLLRTVYRSLRPLTGAVKLDDADLWSQPIRASARRVAAVLQEGGSSALTVAEVVELGRTPHHGMVSRATAADREAVRVAMDRAGVTELAARPMASLSGGERQRVHLARALAQEPSLLVLDEPTNHLDIRARFALLSTVRDLGITTLAVLHELDLAVRSCDHLVVLDHGKVAAAGNVLDALTPTIFREVFGVHAKAERHSDGVVRITYAADPLGDL
- a CDS encoding heavy metal translocating P-type ATPase is translated as MSHSTATELELVIGGMTCAACANRVQRKLNKLDGVTATVNYATEKAAVTAPAGTDPQTLIATVEQAGYTARMVTQEPEPQDPVRALRHRLFVALVLSVPLCDLSLAFWLLPGLRFPGWQWVSLALATPVVLWSAWPFHRAAFKNARHGAASMDTLVSMGVLAAYGWSVYSLLFTTGSELHTGFEITTEAGGSVYLEVAAGVTAFLLAGRYFEARAKRSAGNALRALSTLGVKDVTVLRDGSQVVVPIAELQVEDLFVVKPGERVAADGVVHEGRCAVDNSMVTGESVPVPVAPGDAVIGGTVAVGGRLIVRATKVGADTQLAHMARLVEQAQNDKADVQRLADRVAGGFVPVVLVLSALTFAAWLFFGQPTEAAFTAALAVLIIACPCALGLATPTALLVATGRAAQLGILIKGASALESTRAVDTVVLDKTGTVTSGRMTLAAVHPREGVDRAELLATAGAVEDASEHAIALAIVTAARQELASLRQVEDFVALPGLGARGVVDGREVVIGRTGLLTTPLPEELETLRRQWESHGKTVVAVEWDGTVAGLLAVADTVKPTAAAAVTELRALGLRPVLLTGDNEATARAVAREVGIDEVVAEVLPQGKVDLVQQLRQEGRVVAMVGDGVNDAPALATADLGLAMGSGTAVAINAADLILVREDLLAVPDAIRLARRTLGTIRGNLVWAFGYNVAALPLAALGLLNPLIAGAAMALSSAFVVSNSMRLRKFASANPTIGRPEDDRITGEFAE